The following is a genomic window from Elaeis guineensis isolate ETL-2024a chromosome 10, EG11, whole genome shotgun sequence.
GACTGTAATTCACTCCTTTTATAAGCCAACTGCTTATAGAAAACATGAACATAAGGGTAAATAATCCACAGTTACATCTAACTGATACCAGTATCTGGTTGAATGCATGAAATATGGTAATAAAACTAATATTGATGATTTCATATTAACATTCATCTAGTTATTTGCAGACGTTGGACAGTTCAGCACCCATTCTAGACATACTGACATGCAGACTTTTGAAAGCTTAGGAGGACTCCACACCTTGCTGTAAGTGCAATGAGCTTCatcacaatctgttaacataATGACCACCGCCCGCCActccccaccccaccccacctcAAAATTCGCAAGATTCTTTTACAAGACAGTGGAGATAAACTTTCATTGTTTGAGAATTTTAAGGGCCTCAAAACTCAAAATGGAAATATGGAAGTTCATCAGATATAAAGTATGAAAGAAAAAGTGTCCGCGCCTCTATAATTAATTCTTGGCCCTGAGAGCATTATTTTCTTTAATCCTTGCCCGGTTATCGAGTTTAACAAAACGTTTCAGGTCATCAAAAGAAAGAGTTTCTGTGTCCTTTCTCCTCAGTTCACTCAATGGAGGACGCTTGTCCAGCAAGTGCCATAGCCAGTCAGGGTAGTCAGAGTCCGGCATTATCTTGGGATCAGCTCCATCCTTTAGAATATTGGCTCCAAACACCGTGGTGCTCT
Proteins encoded in this region:
- the LOC105052698 gene encoding large ribosomal subunit protein mL54, which encodes MVMSCTRLLRRISITNEAAQVMGIRGYAVAGGKTKKGSKGGGSGDTPTASVLTKELKSTTVFGANILKDGADPKIMPDSDYPDWLWHLLDKRPPLSELRRKDTETLSFDDLKRFVKLDNRARIKENNALRAKN